The region gattttaaattttcttttttttttctttttttgaaaaaggtctgtggttcccaacctggggttTTGGACCCTTCCAGGGGTCACCAGATAATTAAAGCTGCCCTGTggagttatgtttacatttagtgtattaaaacaccaaatgtttacatccatgttagCTAGCTTACAGTCTCCTTCTTCCTTGCCTTTGTAGGCACATTGCTAAGTTTTTTTTTGCGTTTCTTACCACCACCGTGGTGAAACTGGCAGCAGGAATGTGTACTTTGTCAACAGTGTGCTCACACGCATGTGTCCTACTACTtgtgaataataaaaacaaaaggaggaTACACTCATGAAAATATTGCTCTGTAGTGCTGCTAGTGGTGAAAAACTCCACAGGCTACCTTCTCATCCATTGTGAAACATTGGAGGTCtctaaaattcaaattaaacaatctgAAAAGGAAACATTGCTTATTGAACTGAACAGCTCGTGACTCGGGACATATGTAACCTGTGACAAGAGGTCTTAATAACACGTTGCTTTGCTTTGAAAGGCCACAAGCCAAAAGATTAGGAACTGCTGACCTACATCATGAAGTCTGTCTGAGAAGAAAGGTGGTTGTCCATTCTGTAAAATGTGAGTGAGATGTGTACAGTCTGTTACCCTTTTCATCCTATATACCAACTATCTTTCagatgttcatgtgtttttcgACTGCTCAAAATTGCTGCCACACATTACACAGTGATTCTTAAAATGCCTTGAAATGTACCTCAAAGTTTAAATTGAGGTGAGAGTTGACCTTTGCACTAAAATGGGCTTCCAGAGAGGACATTGATTAAGTCGTCTGTTTGCTTGTGATAATTTGGTTGGTCAGGTCTTTCTCAGCTTCTTCAGCAGGTCAATAAACTCTGAAACAGCACTAACCAGTATAGTGAAGCAAACTAGACAAACTGCTTCAGTGCCTTGCTGACTTTAGATTTAACCACAACAGCTTTCCCTTCTGTACGTCTCACTGTAAAGGCCTTTTTCACATATCGTAGCGGTTTAACCAtgtaaaattaatgatggctgcattccaCTTAGGTATGCTGCTTACAGACTCTTGGTATTCTTCATGCTGCCACgtttacacacagacactgagtacagccattattaattaatgttattagttgcGTCTGTGCTTTCCCTGCTGTACAAGGGCAACATGTCTGCTGCGAGACAGGCCTGCGCACATATACTGAAAACAGCCTCGCTGACTTAAAACAAGCTGAGTACAGTGATGGTTTTAGTAGATTAGAGTGTAGCAATGCTGCCATCTAGCTTTCCATCCAAATAATTGATACAAAGAATGAAATGGTTGGCATTGTTTTAAGTAGGTTACTGTTTTTGccagttttcattcattctttatgtCTTCCCTCCTACTAATACTACCTTCccccaaacaaaaacacaaaatatttggCGCTGCAAAATTTTGACTAAGACCTTATTGCTATTCACAGCTTTAAATAGAGTTTTATATGCCAAGGTCTTCCCTAAAACCACCCATCATCTATCCACACAAAGAgcacaattttaattttaaaagtttatttttaaaacgtACTTTCCAAAGGAGAAACATACCGTATGTGGAAATGCATATCTGGGTCCTTATCATTTCACTGTAAAACATGATTCAGTGTGTGCACCTGTTTTAGCCATTTACAACCAACTTCAGTCCAGAACAGTGTTTTTCGTTGGCTGTCGTTGGCCAATCACGCAacataaataaaagttgaaaagtccaaacagaacaaaaatgcATTCAGACAGTGTTCATTCATGCTGCATtgggtgggggttggggggtgcACATTTGACTGCAATGCTCTACTTAGTAATTCCCCTGACCAGTTCTTAGCAGAGTGACCACTCAGTAACCACAAACCCTCCATCGCAGCATGTGTAACGTAGAGCGTGCATTTGTAAAATGGTTACAGTGATGTAGGTCAGGCGTGACAGCCACGTTTAACTTTGGCGTGACATTTCTGGctcataaaaatgtatgtagtGCTGCTTTTTTAGAGGCTTGTAGTGGTGCCACCTCTGTCTGCTTTCACCAGTCTAGACTAGCGAGGCAACAGATTGGATATCGTCTGCCTTCTCTGACCTCATTTGTCTTGTTCTGAGTGGTCAGCTGAGGTTGAGGGTCTGTGTTCAGGGTTTTATGTCTGTTAAGTGTGCACTGGAAGATGCTCTAAAGTAATTCTATGTGAATATTTGCACTATTTATGAAACTACAACAGTACTATACTCTTAAAGCACCGACCAACTGAAATGTGGATGACAAATCAGTGAAAACTCACACCAAATGCTGGTCAAATCACAATTTTGTTAATTTCATGATATATTCTATTTAGGCAAAATTCTTGTAGAGCTGTTTGTATTAAGACACAATTAAAGACTTGCATTTGAGAAGTTCGGCCTTTTttgtttaatgaaataaaaatggatttctTACTTGGCAAAGTAATTGAATTGGCATCTGTATCAAAAAAATTATAACAATATCCAGCCCTAGTGACCCAGCTGTGCCAGGTTGTTTATTATCAAATCAGGGAAACAATTAACAGCAAAGACTGCAAATATGaaagttcattttcaaataatagtCTGTGAAAATGAAGGCTGATCATGTGACAATCTGAGTCTTTGCCTTTATGCATCCAGTTACTGAAGGATACGTCGGGGaatgttataatttcttaaacaTATTTCTTCCTATCCTTGAATCTTCACATGATCCTTAAATCTAACCAGGACACCACATACCTGCAAACCTTATGGTACTAATATTGAGAAAACTGCATTCCTACACACAAAaggcatgtttttaaaaaaaaaaaagaaaaaaagactccACTACTgtattacaaatataaaaaggtTCATCGAGCCGGGTTATCAGCTGTGGGTAAACTGGTTAACTGTAACAGACAGTGTGCAACAAACAGGTGCAGGAGATGCTAGGATTCACTTCCATCTGGCATGTCAGTTTAATTTGTGGCCGCAGTGATGTTGAAGCATCGATAGAGTGGAACATTTGTGATTCAGTTACATGTTATTTACACGCCAATTTCAACATCGTACGTACAAATGTTTTAGTCAAAAGGCAAATTAAACCTGTTTGTAGGGGAACAGGGCTGTTTAATACAAAGTTGTGCAGAGTACAAATGTAACGCTAGCCACAAATGAAAGGCAGGAATGATAATCTCAGAAGACTGACATATTTGTTCCTCTCAAACTAACACTGACACGCTACTTGACGACAATATCCTTCATGCATCTTCTCCTCCTGTAACTTCTGCTTCATGTGTACAGCCGTTGGCACTGTGGCTTGATCTGGTCCCTGATGGAGACGTGTTCAGAGAGACGGCCTGGCACTTAGGAAGACTGCCAGAGAGTGCGCAGAGAACAGCGGCAGTGGGTGGAGTCGACAAACAGCTGTCACCTCTGCATAGGGTGTCTGGAGCCCAGCGACTGCTTCCCTCTACTGATCCCTTTCTGACAGTCCCGCCTCGGAGCGTCTGGCTGTGGCAGCCCGACCTGCCGCCGGTGCCTCCCTTTGGCCTCTGGCTCTGAGTCACTGAGCTCCAGGTCAGGACAGTATCCGTCACTGTCCTGGTACGAGCGCGTGCTTTTTGCTTTGTGTTCAGATACGGGCTTAACCCATAGTCTCTCCTTGGCTGAGCCCTTACGGGACAGTTTGTCTGAGGCCCGCAGGTCCTCTGTGGTCCGTACTAAGTTAATAGTCGCCTCTTTGAAGGATCTGCCAAAGTGCTCCATGGCAGACTTGCGAAAGCTGCTCTTGTCCAAAGCCTCGTTTGAAGCGTCCTGGTTGCTGGGTGTCTGGCAAGAACTATCCTTCTGAGCCACAAACTTCTCTAAGAGACCGTTAGATTTGGCTCGCTCTTGGTCAAGTTTGCCATTGCTGTTGGACGAGTGCCCGTGGAGCGCGGCGTGCAGGGCTAACGGTTTCCCGGTGGGTTTAACCAGTAACGCCGAGCTGCTGGAGTGGCTTGAGGCAGACAGCCGGCCATTGGGGCGCTCCTCTCTCCGGCTACGACTGTGCAGCTGAGGCTTCCCCTGACCTAACCCTTCACCAGCATGGTCGGTAACGTTCCCACTGTTGTCCGGGCAGAGCGGCCCATTACCAGATTTGGAACTGGGATTCCCATTTCCAAGACTGGAGGCTTTGGGCATTTTCAGCTTGAGAGTTATCCTCGGAGGAGGACGAAACAGCATACCCTCCACAGGAAATGAAGCAGGAAGACCTTcccacaaagaaacacaaacatgttacTAACATCACTAAAAAAAGCCAGAATATCATCAGAATCATCTGTTATAATAGTGAAATGTGTGCTTGTGGTGACAAAGTGACCGGCAAGCTGAAACACAACAGATGGTCTCACCAGCAGAGAGTTCCTGGTTTAAGAGCTTCACGTGCAAGTTGAACATCTGCTCCTGAGCTTTACTCTGCAACAGCTTCAGCTTCTCCCGCCGGCTCACCATGTAGCACAAGTTCCTCACCTGCAGAATGAAAAAGTAGtgtcaatttaaaaatgatattaACAAAAATGATAGTAATACTGATTCATCATTTTGcgttttctttgtttctgagCTGTTCTGACAGTATACATTTTTGAGACTTCTTCAGTTTTTCTTCCATAAATCCTGGACTGGTTTGAGATCTGGACTCTGACTCGGCCACTTGAGGACATTAACAGTGTCGTTTTGAAGCTGTTCCCGCCTTGCTTTGGCTTTATGTCTTTATGGGGTCGTTTGTCTTGCTGGAAAGTAAATGTAAATCTTTTCCTGTGTGGCAGTTCTTGTACAGACTGCAGCAGGTTTCCCTTCAGCATATTTCTAGTTTCTACCGTCCACTTTATGGTCTACCTTCACAAGCCTTCCAGCCCCTGCAGAGTTTTTCTGCTGATGTGTGTGGATTGATTTGTAGAGATTTGATTTACAGTGATTCCATGTTGtaaaacagtaacacacacacacacacacacacacacacacacacacacactcactaggGATGCACCGATCCAACTTTTTCAGTCCTGATACCGATACTTGGGCTTTAGGTATCAGCCAATGCAGAGTACCTGAttccagctatttgagtcagtatcaAACCAATATCCAATATCAGTATCGGTGCATCtctaacactaacacacacacacatacacacacacccctggGTCTCGGCCCAACAGGCCCAAATAAAAAATGCCTAGATTGGATTTATGTGCACAGTGGTTCACAAGAGATTTCTGAGAATtattaatgaaaacacattacatATGTTTGAAATATAATAAGAACGTGCTAAACTCAAACTAGAACGTGAATCGAGGAGCAGAAGCACCACAGTTATCTCACTAATTTCAGTTTACAGGCCAAATTGTGAATTCTAACACACAGAATCTCTGGCGTAAAGAATGCTCACTAAGCAATCATCATCATATCATGAATAAAATTAAGTTATCAAACACGGTGAAACTATGAAATTCTGCAAAATGCTCTGCACTTGCtctgtaaatagaaaaaaaaacaagactcaGCAGTAAAGACTCACACActgcagtgtaaaaaaaaaaagaagcaccTACCCTCTCTAAATCCTGTCGCAGGTGCATGAACATCCGCATGCGTGTGTGGATGGTGTCCTCCTGAGGCTGCAGCACCAgattctcctcctcctctttaggAGGCAGCAGAGCTTTGTTAAAGTTAGCTTTCCTCTTCAGCTTCCAGTACTGATAGATGAAATCTGCCAGGTGCTCAGAGAGTCCGAGGGCCCGGGCCAGTTCTCCCAGCTGGATTAGAGTAAAGaactcctcctccagctcctgtAGTCTCTGCGCCCGCTGGCCCACCTTCACCGACTCACCGGACGGTTTAGAGCGAGCTGGGCTCAGGCCAGCCTCACCAGATTTGGACTTGCTGTGTTTCAGGCAGTAAGACTTGAACTTGACTTCATCCCCTTCATCCAGGATGGTCTTCATCTCCAAGCTGTGCTCAAAGGCACATGTCACATGGAAGGGAGTGGTGCAGTTCTTTACGGAGCACTGTgggcagagacagaaacaggtaCATTATTTACATGGACTCCGTAACCCAATTACTGAGAATAACAGGATTATGGTAAGAGTAGGATTTAAGCTTTTACATATTTTGCAGAAACCCAATTTCCCCACTAACCTGAGTTTACatgatttgtttcataattggATTATTGTGTGGAAAGTTGTGCTGTGGCCTACAAATAGCATCTCATTAGTGCTGTTAAGTAAAAGAAGGAAAATGGAGGCACTTTGGAGGCCATTTGTTACTCAGCTACATTTGCATAACACtgtaaaggaatagtttgacattttgggaaatatgtgtATTAGCTTTTCTTCCAAGAGTTCGATGAAAAGATTAATACCAGTCTCATATCTGTGAGATAAAACAGCTAGCCAGCCAGCaccaaagctcactaattaacacctTATATCTCATTAGTTTAGaccgttaaaaaaaaaaaatcagtgtaaaAAGGCAACTTGTGATTTCACAGGGGGTGGACTGTGCTGGACTGTATCTTGGCTGGATGCACTGAATGTGTCctctggttgcctggcaacctcaagCTGACAACAAGACTCCCCTTATTTCCAGCCTCTATGCTAGTCTAACCATGGGTGTGATTTCACAGTGGAAACTTTAATTTTCCAAAGTTATATTTTTGTCCCTCtcacttttatattttgagaGTTGATTTCAAACAGCGTCCTCTAACTGTACGGCTGGGATTTTCTGTCCATAAGCTAAATCTTCTACTATATTCTATCTAATATATATCACTGTATGGATAGTACATTTGAACACCTTTTGTAGCATTTAACAACAAATGTCCTCTGAAAACCTGACAGGATAAGCAGGTACAGAAAATGGAAAGATGCATGAACAAATATCAGTGTGCACACAAGTGAtttgagaagaaataacatATAACCAGAAAACTGGTCAATACTGAACTTTGTTATATCCACTATGAATCAAATCTGCCTACTGCCTCCTTAAAAGAACAAGCCACAAACttccacacttttttttttaatcactgttCAACTTTCCTGAATGTGAGATTTTGATACTCAACGGGTGGATTTAGGGTGGAGTATCCCTTTAATTCAATAAAGATAACCCCAGTCAGGTTTTTTATAACTAAGATCCTCACTCACCTGGATACATGCGCCTGTCTTCACTTTACACAGACTGCAGATGAGAGACCAGCGGCTGGGTGGGATATGGGAGACTTTGGTGATGGGCTCCATCCTCTCGGGACAAGCGATGCTCACCTACAGAGGAGTGACATTTACACGATGAGACGTTATTCAACGTTCACTGTGCGTTGATATAGAGAGCAAACAGAAGATATTAAGTGTTTGATGATTTACCTCTGGTATCCACAGGGCACAGCTTACATGTGCCCACTTGGTGCCTGCCCGTGTGGCCTTCATGGCGCCGCCCTTCAGGGGACACAGAAGGCACTGCGGGTCGATGCTGAGGACGCACGTCCTGCACAGCCAGTTTCCAACAGGCACTTTGACTATGCCGTAGCAGGCCTGTTGGGAGAGAGGCGGGTTGAGACGTTCAGTGATTAATGAGCTACTTAAAGTAAGTCAATGTGTAACTGGaacatttattattaacatACAGGAGACAAGAAATTCTGATTAGAAATTAAGTCAAATAGTCAAAAATGTCTCTTTAGATCaaataatgaaacagaaaaaacacttgTCTACAAATAACGGTGGCCATGTCTAGAGGTTTAGAAATAGATCGATACATTTTCAGTCACATAACTAAATGTTTGAGGTGTGCTCATCTCTACCTGGTGCACACAGATGTTGCACTTGTCACAGAACACCATGTCGTTCCCTTCCTCGCTGTCGGGCGAGCGGCACACATCGCAGATGACGTCTTCATCGTACTCAATCCCCAGGCCTTCCACCGTCTCGATGGCGTGCTTCATGTTGTCATGGCACTGACTCTCCAGGGCCTCCATGGCGCGCTCCATTGTCAGCTCGTCTATGGGCTCCTCCCctgaaagacagacagtgacAAAACCCCAGATGGTAAGAGAAACCCTGGCGGACTATCAGGACCACATCAGTCAAAATCTTAATGCTCTTATTTCCAGTTTAGGGAGACAGATGTCCGCAGTTGCAGATATCGACCACAAGATGTGCACAATGGGAATTTTATGGTGGATTATCCCTTTGCAATCCTGCTCCTCACCCATGCAGTCTAGCTCTCTGTTCAGTGTGCGCAGCCAATAGAGATCCATGTCGTCCAGATCGTAGCGACACATGGCCTCCGCCAGCTCTTTGATGTTGACGTAACCTGGTTCCATTGACTCCTGGCTCGAGCACTGGACGTACTTCCTCTGGTGGGAGTAAAGCACTTCCTTGGACTTCTCCGCAATAATTCTGAACACACAAGATCAAAATCTGTCAGTGCTGCAGAGCTCATTGGAGGCTGTAAGAAGTTATAATAGCACATTTAGCCCGGTTCCTACACCGTCTGATAACAGAGTCGGAGCTTTTCGGGCAGCGTTACCTGACTGACGGCTGTGGGATGGTGTCTGGACTCGCTGGCACCTGGACT is a window of Thunnus thynnus chromosome 8, fThuThy2.1, whole genome shotgun sequence DNA encoding:
- the jade3 gene encoding protein Jade-3; its protein translation is MKRLRSSSSSDSSDNESPSTSFCSSNKYGSKSGTPASDPKKPAEVFRKDLISAMKLPDSHHVSPEDYYLLADTWKQEWEKGVQVPASPDTIPQPSVRIIAEKSKEVLYSHQRKYVQCSSQESMEPGYVNIKELAEAMCRYDLDDMDLYWLRTLNRELDCMGEEPIDELTMERAMEALESQCHDNMKHAIETVEGLGIEYDEDVICDVCRSPDSEEGNDMVFCDKCNICVHQACYGIVKVPVGNWLCRTCVLSIDPQCLLCPLKGGAMKATRAGTKWAHVSCALWIPEVSIACPERMEPITKVSHIPPSRWSLICSLCKVKTGACIQCSVKNCTTPFHVTCAFEHSLEMKTILDEGDEVKFKSYCLKHSKSKSGEAGLSPARSKPSGESVKVGQRAQRLQELEEEFFTLIQLGELARALGLSEHLADFIYQYWKLKRKANFNKALLPPKEEEENLVLQPQEDTIHTRMRMFMHLRQDLERVRNLCYMVSRREKLKLLQSKAQEQMFNLHVKLLNQELSAGLPASFPVEGMLFRPPPRITLKLKMPKASSLGNGNPSSKSGNGPLCPDNSGNVTDHAGEGLGQGKPQLHSRSRREERPNGRLSASSHSSSSALLVKPTGKPLALHAALHGHSSNSNGKLDQERAKSNGLLEKFVAQKDSSCQTPSNQDASNEALDKSSFRKSAMEHFGRSFKEATINLVRTTEDLRASDKLSRKGSAKERLWVKPVSEHKAKSTRSYQDSDGYCPDLELSDSEPEAKGRHRRQVGLPQPDAPRRDCQKGISRGKQSLGSRHPMQR